Proteins encoded together in one Lathyrus oleraceus cultivar Zhongwan6 chromosome 5, CAAS_Psat_ZW6_1.0, whole genome shotgun sequence window:
- the LOC127088297 gene encoding bet1-like protein At1g29060 has product MSSNSFRGGSFYGDADPYRSREGLTTRTAAAPSDEIQLRIDPVMEFDDEITGLRGQVRRLRNVAEEIGTEVKTHKDFLEQMQMTMAKAQAGVKNNLRRLNKSIVRNGSNHIVHVIAFALICFLIVYLWSKMSRK; this is encoded by the exons ATGTCGTCGAATTCCTTCAGAGGTGGATCCTTTTACGGCGACGCTGATCCTTATCGATCAAG AGAGGGACTCACCACCAGAACCGCCGCTGCTCCCTCCGATGAAATTCAGTTGCGTATTGATCCTGTCATGGAATTCGACGATGAGATCACCGGTCTTCGTGGTCAAGTTAGAAGATTGAGAAAT GTTGCTGAAGAGATAGGTACAGAAGTCAAGACTCATAAAGATTTTCTGGAACAGATG CAAATGACAATGGCAAAAGCTCAAGCTGGGGTGAAGAATAATTTAAGAAGATTGAACAAGAGCATCGTGCGCAATGGTTCAAATCATATTGTTCATGTGATCGCTTTTGCATTGATCTGTTTCTTGATTGTGTATCTTTGGTCAAAGATGTCCAGAAAATAA
- the LOC127079213 gene encoding uncharacterized protein LOC127079213 translates to MNFCPCYNIVVTEGHKCIKFESKLRSEIKQGIEYQEIRQFFVLVNRCRIYDEDRRSQSAHYKSLSENKGKAKNSGKPYGNSSNKGKHKADQKEAGGKEKSGGRTLVSVRCFKCGEFGHRIFECKSTIVNCFKCGKPSHGVVECKSNSLTCYNYGEHGHISTQCEKPKKAHSRGKVFALSGAETTTFDNLIRVIFFINNIPLISIIITVVT, encoded by the coding sequence ATGAATTTTTGTCCATGCTATAATATTGTAGTTACCGAGGGACATAAGTGTATCAAGTTTGAGAGCAAGTTGCGTTCCGAGATCAAGCAAGGTATTGAATATCAGGAGATCCGCCAATTTTTTGTGCTGGTAAATAGGTGCAGAATATATGATGAGGATAGAAGATCCCAATCTGCTCACTATAAGAGTCTCAGTGAAAATAAAGGGAAGGCTAAGAATAGTGGGAAACCTTATGGGAATTCGTCCAATAAGGGTAAACATAAGGCTGATCAGAAGGAGGCAGGTGGGAAAGAGAAAAGTGGGGGAAGGACTCTTGTTTCTGTGAGATGTTTCAAATGTGGTGAGTTTGGACACCGTATTTTTGAGTGCAAAAGCACAATTGTGAATTGCTTTAAGTGTGGGAAGCCAAGTCACGGAGTTGTCGAATGTAAGAGTAATAGTCTGACTTGCTATAATTATGGAGAGCATGGTCATATTAGTACTCAATGTGAGAAACCTAAGAAGGCTCACTCTAGAGGGAAAGTTTTTGCTTTGTCTGGAGCAGAGACTACTACATTTGATAACTTGATTCGAGTTATATTCTTTATTAATAATATTCCTTTGATTAGTATTATCATTACGGTTGTGACATAA